The nucleotide sequence gtaAGATGGTccttggaataaaaaataatcagaataTCGGAAATTGATATCAATCTGGAATAGCCTGATAGGTACATCTCTATTCCTGCTGATAAATGCTTTTGACTTAAACAGActgtaaacagtttgtgtgcagaccccacacaaccTGTACTCAAACTGTTtacacttttaccttcaggtcggcgctacagagcactgtctgctaaaaccagccgccacagagacagtttcttcccccaggctgtttctctgatgaacacttgatagtccagaacaacaccatgcatacttggactgatctcgttataattctattgtaaagtcaaatGTGTACgtatatacatttaaaaagatattttctatttccattattatttatatattaaaaatcataatacaaaaaatcttcactgaaagcaaagtgtactgaagtcaaattccttgtttgtccgTACAAACTGATTCGGATTCTTCTGACTTGTAGTAACAATATATCTTCAGAAATGGCAAAACAAAGAACACCGCCTTgagttttatctgattttacatattttgtacCTGTCTAGGGTTTTTGGCATGTTCTAAATGTTAAAGAACAttggcttcatctttgtttaataaataattacatgctttgatgttttgttcacTAGAACTCAAATGAAATCATTTTGGAACCTGGTAAAGACCAGATCATCTATCTCTTCATACCTTACAATCAGCTGGGGGTGAACTTTCATTTTACAAtgactaaatgttttagttatttAGTCTTTTATCTAAAATAGTAATCCTGAATATAAAAACGCTGTGAAATTAATTGGTTTGCTAAAATATGCAATTTTGGAAATGTGGTAGATTTAAAGTATAGTATAAGTTTACAATTTTTTTACaaagcaagtttttttttatttgacacaCTActatcaatttatttatttttattcttcatCTGTTTAAGGAACTAACAGACTGAAAACCTTGTTTGCTGTACATTAGCTGCTTGTAATGCTGTTTTCCGCCTTTCTCAAATGCAAGTCACAGGATGCACCCAACCACATATTTACAAATGTAcctctgtttctgtgttttcaacTGCATACATGTTTATAATTCGTGTTTGTGTGCAGGGAGGCAATTAGCAGACTGTGTGAGAGGACTTCAGTGAAATCCTTGCTGAACAGTAAGAGGGTAAGTAAGGCACAAACAAACAGAGAAAGACACAGCAGTCAGATGATGGATCGGTAGAGTAACTGAGATTCTTGTCGCCATCAGTCTCCGTGTAAAGGAGTGTCTGCTGTTCTGGGTCAGATCAACATGCAGTTTTCTGGGAACAGAGCCATCCTCACAGTCTACGCAGACAGTTTGACTCTGATCACAGCCTCCACTTTACAGGTAACAGTTTAGCCCAAGATGTACCTCCCTCACATTTGGAGTTttgaacaaaaacatacaaaaatgtatattttcctGTCCCCTGTCTTCCACAGAGGATTGTCAACCATCCCATGCAGGCCATTTCATTTGCCTCTGGAGGAGACCCAgtatgttcttgtttttaaatatttcacatgAACAAACTTTCAggtttaagagaaaaaaaaatatgtgtgGTAAAATGTACTGTTTCGATCATTCTCTCATTTCACATGGTAGAAAGAGGTTAGACACCTTGAATTAAAATTTCTCTCCAAATTACAGGCTTTTTTTCAGGACTAGTGGAACAGGTTGCCGGGGCCGTGACTCGAACCAGAGACAGCTGAAACCTAAAAATATGGGTCAATTGTGGGGAGGTCAACTGTGTTAAGAAATCTGTTATGGAAAGATTTCAAAGCATAACTTGATGTAATCCaattaattgattttccatAATATATATATCAACTATAAAAAAAAGCTGATCAATACTGTACTTCCTCAGATTTAATTCAGGTCAGGTTTTTTGTCGCAAGAGTTAAAAGTTGACGTTTTATGACACATTTATGAAGAAGTTACTGATCCAATTTGCTTGTTCCAAAGAAATTTATATAATTTGGATCTTCATATTTTTTTCCCCTGACTGGTTTTCCCACTTCTTCAAATCATATGATTTACATGAAAGCAGGAAACCTGAAACAGCTGCCTGTGGACACAGATCCAAGAGAAATAAATCTCTGGCCATTAACTTTACTTGAAATATGTTACACATATTAGGTAAAGCCTGCAgtgctgtttttgctttgttgtcACACTTCGACCTTTACACAgatcaaacagattttaatacTAGAAAAGGAGAAcgtgagtaaatacaaaatgttttaaaattatgatttcatttattaagggaaaaaagctatccgaACCAGCCCTTGTGGCCTTTTCCAGATTCCAGATTCCAGATAGACGGTGTATTTTCAAATAATCATTTTGATCTGACAATCCCCCTTTGTTCCCTTTATGGCCACATTATTTTCATTTGGAAGCCTGTGGGTTATTCATGCTGACTTGAATTGACCTCTATCTCAAAAGCTTATAatgcatattaaaaaaaattgttttgaaaaaataagatGAGTTTGGGCCACTAACTACTCAAAACCTGGTTTGACAAAAGTGTTGAGAAATAAGAAAGCAAGTGGGCAGTATCTATGGAAAGGCTTATAGCTCACTGCTTAAAATAATCCAGAAGTGTGTCATAAAAAATTGCTTTAAAACATGAGCTGATGGGATTAAAATCGTTGCAGCCTTGAGGAAAATTGTTTTCAGCTGACTCTGCCCTTGAGCTAGTGTAAGACAGATGTCAAGGGATTGGTCAAACACAGCTTTAAATTAATAACTACGTTTCATTAGTTTCCTATGCATTTGACATTGTAGCATTCACTTTTTGATTCATTCATTTGATAATTCAAGGAGCCACAGACCTTTTAGATGTATCAAAAAATGCATAGAATAAGCATTGCAGCTCCTAGATGCCACGCAGAACTCAGACATGAGCACTGCTACAGAATCGACAAAAATGCTACTAAAATGTAGCAACAACGACCCAATAATAACAATTCTTAATTTCAACACATGCTATGCATAGGCTCAGTCTGCAACAATGAAGATTAATTTACATGAAAGCAGAGAGTTGCTCCATTTGAAACAATCTGACTGATTTATTCACCTTAGAACTACGGCCACTTGAGGGCGCtcataaactgtgtttagaatATCGAAAATATATCTCTAGAACAATACTAGACAGTGATGCACTAGACCTCTGTGAATTTTACTCCATTCATCctagtacacacacacacacgcacacactcagTTGCCAACTTAGCAGCAACTTGCGACAGATCCAGTGACATTTGTGGTGttattaaatactttttaagacTCATTAAAACATGTACTATTCTTACTTACCAGTGTTagctaccatgggcctcttcCCCAGTTCTGCAGCACTCACATGCAGTCCTCGAATGGGAGTCTCTCTCAGCTCCAGTGAGGGCTGCTGCCTTCTTGTCCAGACTGCTGATAAATTACAcatgcctgatgctgccacttGCTGATCGTCTTAAAGTTAAGGCGGGATGGAAATCTAGATTTTTCTGTGTCGAAAAAAAATTACTGCACTACAATAGATCATTGGAGTCTCAAAAGTCGGAGCTGGGCATGACGTCACACATGGGTTGGGAGCATTTTAGTTGCACAACAGAAAACTGGGATTTGTTAAATGTTGTGGTGGCTAGCTGCTATAAGCAATGAAAACTGATATTGGGTATATTTccctttattttattagttaaaaTTCAAAAAGGATATGTTTACGAATATATATGAAAACGCACTGTCTGCCACACTGGATTAAAAAGATACAAACTGtcagaaatgttagtaaataGTTTATATTGGCCACCTTCACTGCATTTTAAATGTGCAGACACATTGAAAACTAAACAATAGGGGATGCTTAGCGAGCTTCCACTTGGGATTCCGATTATAGTGGCCGTTCTTGTTGTATTTCCAACTGGGCATTCGGAAACTCTGTCTTTGACTACAAAGCAACAATGGGCAATAATCCAAATTAAGCAATTTCACAATTTAGCAGCTTTTACTGACTTTTAGGGCAGTCAACAGTGACTTTCCACTTAACACAGCTTGCTTTTTAGATACAGAAAGATAAGAAACAGTGGTTATAGCAGGAATACAAATTAGATAATAAGGGCAACCAGAGATAAAGGTCCATGCATGCATTTTCTATACCCCCTTCTGCCATACAAggtcacggggtagctggtgtctatctccagcggtctgttggtgagaggTGGGGTGACGGAGTTGTTTCAGgagtaggacccaaatgcagacaggcaggagcaGATTGGTGAAACTAcaaggtttaataaataaacaaaaacttacaGACAGGCCTGAGGAGGGCTAAACTTGGAGCCAAGGCTTTGGTGTAGCAACAGCTTCAGACAGACTTGACATGGGTGACAGTAATATGATGATCcagcgaggaatgaacagaacagaggagTATATGAAGGGCAAggcacaggtgaaaacagaAACTGATGGGCTAGAAACAGGTGGACCAGATGAAGCTAATTACAGGCGGTGGCAAGAGTGGACACAACATGAACGGGCCGATCAGAGAAGcactaaaacaatccaacaatCCAAGGAGGTTCCGACAGAACACAAACTAAAATGCATGATGAACAAGAATAAGTAAGGAATAAAAGTGACATCTAGAAAACATACACAATAATAAGAACAAGAAACTAAACTCAAAGTCGGAAAACAATCATGAACAAGGTCCAAAGCAAAACTCAAATATCCTCAGATCATGACCAGGGGACACACCACGAACAGGTCGCCATCCATCGCAGGGaaatttttggactgtgggaagaagctggagtacccggagagatcccatgcatgcacggggagaacatgcaaattccatgcagaaagaccccagcccAGGAGTCAAACCCCAAGACCTTGTCGCTGCAacgcaacagtgctaccaactgcgacaccgtgcagccccaagATAAGGGAGTGCCCATATCTTGGAGTGCCCatccaccctacggaggaagctcatttccgccgcttgtatccgggatcttgttctttcggtcatgaactttggttcatggccataggtgagggaaggaaagtagaccgaccggtaaattgagagctttgcttttcagctcagctctctcttcaccacaatggaccgtcacagcgtccccattactgcggcagccgcaccgatccgtctgtagatctcccgttccattcttccctcactcgtgaacaagaccctgagatacttgaactcctccacttgaggcaggaactcctctccaacttgaagaggacaagccacccttttccggtcgagaaccatggcctcaaacttggaggagctgatcttcatcccatccaCTTCACACTCGACTGCGAACCACCCCGGCGCAAGCTGTAGGTCTTgtctagagggggccagcaggaacaCGTCAACTGCAAagagaagagacgaaatccactggtccccaaaccagacaccctctggcccttggctgcgtctagaaatcctgtccataaaagttatgaacaggtacggtgacaaagggcagccctgccggagtccaacatgcaccgacaggtccgacttagtgccggcaatgcggaccaaattcCTGCTCCACTTggacagagaccggatggcccctaataaagagcccctgactccatactcctggagccccccccccacagggcatcacgagggacacagtcgaacgccttctccaggtccacaaaacacatgtgaaccggttgggcaaactcccatgaacccttgagcaccCTGCAGCACCCTCTGCTGCAAtcccacaatttattttttaaatggtaCTCAAATAGTTTTGAAAAACTCAGCTAATGCAATTCAAACTCAAGTCAGATCAAAGAATCTTAACTTTAACCTAAATCTTACTCTACACACTTTAACTATGTCAACTGATGTTTGACTTTGATGTGATGTTATTTTGCTTTTGGCTATGACTTTAATTATGTATTCTTTAAATTTATTCACAGGACATGGCAGATTATATTGCCTATGTTGCAAAGGATTTCAACAATAAGAGAGGTAGGGCTCATTTGTAGACTACAATAAACTCCAGGTACATGAATTATGGAAATAATGTGTCTTCTTTCACTTTCGGGTAGCGTGCCACATTATGGAGTGTCCCCAGGGTCGGGCCAGTGAGGTTATCAGCACCATCGGTCAGGCCTTTGAGACTCGTTTCCGGCAGCTTCTCAGCCAGACATCAGTGCTCCTCTCCCCAAGGTTATAAAGTTATTAGTGTGAGTCAGCATGGTGAGTTCacacacaacaacaacagctgAACATCAaggatgttgtttttattcaggtcTATGGTTAGGATCTGTCCCAAATGTAGTCCTAAAGAGACATCAATGGACCAATTGACCAAGCAGAAGGATGAGGTCACTGAGCAGCCAGAGTACTATAATGTCATCACAGGAAAAACCTTTTTCCCGCTGGATGGAGGACAAGAGGACAAGCAGGTGACAAAGGAAGAGAAGAAATGGGAGCCTGATATTCAGGAGGTAAGAACAGCAATGTAATTAGGAACAACAAACATCCATTAGGCAAAACGTTCATTGGTcattttttgctgtttctaAAATTTGGGGCTAATTTTGATCCCTTTTGCACCTTTTCTTAATTTGAAACCACCGTCTACGGGTAtaacaacaaatattaataaacaaaagctAATAATCTATAACTAGTAGTCAGGTGATATTAAGAAATGAAAACTAAATAGAACAGTTGTTTTAGAGATAATTTGTAATTTAATGTATTACTcctgcatatatatattttgtataaTATAATTAAGGAGTTGTCCCTGATGGAAGCTGTAGGATGTAGCTGAAAGCTTTACCTGCAAACACATCTGACTAAAGGTTAGCTAGGGCAAGCCCTGATAATTTTAGTACTCAACATCACTTGAGTAAatagatttaaatatttaaagactAAAGAAACGTTTCCTTATTGATTGTACACAATTAGTTCATTAAAGCCAATCATTTATACAATTACACCTCAGGGTGGCCCTGTACAACGTAACTATCTGTGGATCACAGGGGGGAAACAATTGAACAGGAAATGCCTTTCTGAGTAGAATGTAATAGACGATGCTCTTCAGCGCTGCTTAGTCACTTCCCAGAATCGTTGTGCCGGTGAGGGAAACTTTCTTGTCACGACCTCAAATCTCTAACCTTCAGGTCAATTCCCACACCGGCATATAATGGGAATTAGAGGTACATGCACGCACAGACACAGAAACTCTCACACACATTTATTTGATACACTCCCATTAACAAAGATATCTGTCACGTTTGGTTTGTATGACTCATCTGTTGCAGGTCTGTCTGTCTCCGCCTTTTTCACTGTATGAGAACTACTCCGTCAGAGAAGAAACGTCAGCTCCATCTGCAGGTGAATGTCAGCAATAATGTTGCAGAAGTAAAAAGCATGTTTCCATGTTGTTGTAGGATAACTCAGTGTTGTCACTGAGTAAAGTTTTTAAACACGGTCTTTCAACATTCTGTTTAACACTCGACAATCATATTCCTTAACAGTTCAGAAGCAAATAATCCActaaaaatttcaaaattaactAATGTCATAGAAATATTAGTTCAACATGTAGACATCAGTTCATTTGTGATCTATTTAAACTGCGTAAGTGTTTTCATTGATATTTTCAGGTGGAATCTGTTGTGTACATTGCTCAAACCACCTTTACGTCAAGATCAGATTCAATGCTGAGTGGCAGGCAAGGAGAGGGACTGGGCGTGCAGATTTCCAGCATTAATATCTGGCCCCAGGGACGTTGAATGTCGTCTACAACAATATAAAACAAGTCTTAAATAGGATAGAAATTCAACTTTTCGTGTTTAAATCACTCATTTGTATTCTTCAAGTGAGTGTTTGTGATAAACCTTAAATCATCATGACACATGAGATGGGGGACATCTGTTTTCTCTTTGGTGAATCTTCTCACTTAACTGCATTAAAAGGAAGCCATcaaaatattgtatttattgGCTCAAAGTAAAACACTAATTTGAATTCCAATGCTACAGCTTAAGCTGCTTTAAATGACGTTTTCTTGCAAGTTAAAGGATTTGTCATACAGCAGATAATATCCAGTAAATCATatatgaatgtattttatacCTGTGTAATTCAACcctttttttgttgtgtttcttgGTTTTGTTTCCTCCAGACTCAGTGCAGTGTGAGGACAGTGGTGAACGATGCACTCCCCTCTTTAAGGCCCCAGTCCACAACTTAATTCACCAAGAAGGGTGGTTTCATGGCAGGTGGGGAATCATCATATCAGCAATTTGCAGGGTTCATGGTTTGTTATTGAAGGCATATTTCACAGCAGCTTTGGGTTTCTGATTTCCAGGCTGGGCAGAGAACAGGCGGAGTCTCTCCTCACCTGCAGCGGGGATTTCCTGGTCAGAGAGAGCAGCTCAGCCTCTGGTCAGTACGTCCTTAGTGGGATGGAGGGGGCCACTGTGCGACATCTACTTCTGGTGGATCCATACGGGCAGGTAGTGTGCAGTGTCAgtaccttacaaaagtattccaTACCCCTTTGACTTTTCCTCATTTCCTCACAATACAGCtttaaacttcagtgtattcaATGTtgattttatagttttataatataaggcataattgtgaaatggaagaaaaattatgcaTGGTTTACAAAATCTCTTCCAGATAACAATCTGAAAAGAGTGGCATGGATTTATTTTCATCCCCctctactctgatacccctacaAAAATTCTAGTGGAATCAACTGCCTTCAAATGTACCCTAATTAGTCCATCTGTCTATAATTTCATCTCAGTATTAATCCATCTGTTCTGTAAAGCCCTCAGAGTTTTgtgagagaacattagtgaacaaacaggataacgaaaaccaaggaacacagcagacaggtcagagaaaaGGTTGTGGACTTCAACTTCAAAGCAGGGTCGGGTTATAAATCAACCTccccagctttacacatctcaAGGAGCACTAATTTAGAAAGAATATTGCTCAACTGCAAACCCACCAAGTAAAGGtggtccacctaaactaacaggctAGAAAAGCAGTGCATTAATCAAAGAGGCAGCTAAGAACAccataactctggaggagctacagataTCAGAAGAGACAGCTCAACTGGCAATGTCTATTGACAGGAAAGCTTTTGGTAAGAAGTCATGCTTAAAGTTTGCTGCAAGGAATGCAAGAAACAAGGCAAACATGCGGTGCTCTGATCCGATAGAACCAAAATCTAACTGTTTTGCTaattgtggcagaaaactaacaggGTACATCACCCTAAACAAACCAGCCCCATGGTGAAatattgtggtggcagcatcaaggTGTGGATATACTTTTCTTCTGAAAAGACATAGAAGTGGACAGAGTTGAGGAACAGATGGATGGTGTCTAATACAGGGTGCTCCTGAAAGAAACCCCATTTAACCAAAGACTATTCCATTGTTAGCCAGAATAACAATGGAATAGTCTAgatgaaaacatatttatgtgttataatGGTCtagacaaaattaaaaagtacGATGCGCACCATTCAATCTGATTGAGCCTGATCTACTCTGCAAAAAAAGGACAATACCAtctgtctctagatgtgcataACTGGTAGAAACATATGCCCAAAAGACTGAGAGAGACAGTTGTAAGTATAgcaaaaagtggttctacaaagtactgtaGCAGGGGGGCTGAATGCATATGCtcatcacacttttcagatatttggaGAAGATTTTAAAAGTAATGTAGCACAACAAATATATTGGAGTTTGTGGCTGTTGATGtgacaaaatctaaacaaagtttaagtggtataaatacttttataagGAACTGTAGATGTGGACACTTCAACATGAGGATGGGAGGAACACCC is from Girardinichthys multiradiatus isolate DD_20200921_A chromosome 4, DD_fGirMul_XY1, whole genome shotgun sequence and encodes:
- the LOC124867254 gene encoding SHC-transforming protein 4-like, which codes for MQFSSALIMREQTIPIFKSQTRLLPGMLKRTKYSRLRNDSLTSLEDHPERISPSKRDLCLDPDFAQLDPGTPSHHGSSTLRNFIPHVANICLQSPNCLRKGQRGQAKTNIDRTDHKQDDRPLSRTDLGCSLGVSFSSGPNLIHPALLSTKRPITLHRMASLPCTSCLHQSDGLCCLEAVDDCAVVRTSNRAAHHHVKYMGSVEVIQSMRTLDFDTRMQVTREAISRLCERTSVKSLLNSKRSPCKGVSAVLGQINMQFSGNRAILTVYADSLTLITASTLQRIVNHPMQAISFASGGDPDMADYIAYVAKDFNNKRACHIMECPQGRASEVISTIGQAFETRFRQLLSQTSVLLSPRSMVRICPKCSPKETSMDQLTKQKDEVTEQPEYYNVITGKTFFPLDGGQEDKQVTKEEKKWEPDIQEVCLSPPFSLYENYSVREETSAPSADSVQCEDSGERCTPLFKAPVHNLIHQEGWFHGRLGREQAESLLTCSGDFLVRESSSASGQYVLSGMEGATVRHLLLVDPYGQVRTRDQVFQSVGHLVRFHMEKQMPIFSGSGKLCLKQPILLSQ